In a genomic window of Brettanomyces nanus chromosome 1, complete sequence:
- the LPD1 gene encoding dihydrolipoamide dehydrogenase precursor, which yields MLRFSQRRFFSSARTAFEAVKKSHDLVIIGGGPGGYVAAIKAAQLGFDTACVEKRGALGGTCLNVGCIPSKSLLNNSELFHRVQKEGAMRGINIPGEVTPNLGALMKEKDKAVKQLTGGVEMLFKKYGVKYYKGSASFIDEHQLKVDPIEGGEEAILDAKNIIVATGSEATPFPGIEIDEERIVTSTGALSLKEIPKKMAIIGGGIIGLEMGSVWSRLGSEVTVLEFQDAIGGAGMDAEVSKNIQKIMSKQGMKFKLGAKVTKGVRNGEIVNVEYEDGKSGKTETLDADVLLVAVGRRPFTKGLNAEKIGLDFDKKGRVVIDSEYKTNKPHILCIGDCTFGVMLAHKAEDEGIAAVEYLKNGFGHVNYNNIPAVMYTHPEVAWTGQNEEQLKEAGIKYKTGKFPFLANSRAKTNQDSDGFVKFIADADTQRVLGVHIIGPNAGEMIAEACLALEYGASCEDIYRVCHAHPTLSEAFKEGAMTVFGKPINF from the coding sequence ATGCTTAGATTCTcacagagaagattcttttcttccgCTAGAACTGCCTTTGAAGCAGTTAAAAAATCGCATGATCTTGTCATTATTGGTGGTGGCCCCGGTGGTTACGTTGCCGCCATTAAGGCTGCCCAACTCGGTTTCGATACTGCCTGTGTCGAGAAAAGAGGTGCTCTTGGTGGTACTTGTTTGAATGTTGGTTGTATTCCATCCAAGTCTCTTTTGAACAACTCGGAATTGTTCCACCGTGTCCAGAAAGAGGGTGCTATGCGTGGTATTAACATTCCAGGTGAAGTGACTCCTAACTTGGGTGCTCttatgaaggagaaagacaAGGCCGTCAAGCAATTGACTGGTGGTGTCGAGATGttgttcaagaaatatGGTGTTAAATACTATAAGGGTAGTGCCTCGTTCATTGACGAGCATCAATTGAAGGTTGATCCTATAGaaggtggtgaagaagCAATTTTGGATGCCAAAAACATTATTGTTGCCACTGGTTCCGAAGCTACTCCATTCCCGGGCATTGAGATCGACGAGGAGAGAATCGTCACCTCTACTGGTGCATTGTCTCTTAAAGAGATTCCTAAGAAGATGGCCAttattggtggtggtatCATTGGTTTGGAGATGGGTTCTGTTTGGAGTAGATTGGGTAGTGAAGTTACCGTTTTGGAATTCCAGGACGCTATCGGCGGTGCCGGTATGGATGCTGAGGTTTCCAAGAACATCCAAAAGATCATGTCTAAGCAGGGAATGAAGTTCAAGCTCGGTGCAAAGGTCACTAAGGGTGTCAGAAACGGAGAGATCGTCAATGTCGAGTACGAGGATGGTAAGTCTGGTAAGACTGAGACTCTTGATGCCGACGTCTTGTTAGTTGCTGTTGGTAGGAGACCATTCACCAAAGGATTGAATGCCGAGAAGATCGGACTAGACTTCGATAAGAAGGGCCGTGTCGTCATCGACTCTGAGTACAAGACAAACAAGCCTCATATTTTGTGCATTGGTGATTGTACATTTGGTGTTATGTTGGCTCATAAGGCTGAGGATGAAGGTATCGCTGCTGTTgagtacttgaagaacgGTTTCGGTCATGTCAATTACAACAACATCCCAGCTGTCATGTACACACACCCAGAGGTTGCTTGGACTGGTCAGAATGAGGagcagttgaaagaagctgGAATCAAGTACAAGACTGGTAAGTTCCCATTCTTGGCCAACTCCAGAGCCAAGACTAACCAAGATTCGGACGGTTTTGTCAAGTTTATTGCTGACGCAGACACTCAAAGAGTTCTTGGTGTTCACATTATTGGACCTAACGCCGGTGAGATGATTGCTGAGGCTTGTTTGGCCCTAGAATACGGTGCCTCGTGTGAAGACATCTACAGAGTTTGTCACGCCCATCCAACCTTATCTGAGGCTTTCAAGGAGGGTGCCATGACTGTCTTTGGTAAGCCAATCAACTTCTAA
- a CDS encoding uncharacterized protein (BUSCO:EOG093416YR), with amino-acid sequence MSSASDRLYLNKRLGAILDKIYELKDDDEIIFQEVFHTLPPRANGDYYKVIHSPMSYSKIRQAIKHQKYNTAQEFVNDLAQITWNARFFNEESSVYYKWASVLDQYLRTAVIPELQSNTRLFGFESITYPDLDPLPNQSRSTESQPQQQEETQSNQLSVTPQETPSPQAQSPDKIEESPLPDFSTAAQPHPLLHGSSPNPASPLYHLGSVPSRHPALPNYNPASYEGHIETNEHPCIYNPPRISNTGVSNHQLLEQWVKRGRPPIVDKPHEQRIKSIMRGLKKVKVNGKTIIAVFDKLPNQQEHPEFYQMIKDPISMLDIKGLIKQRYYKSVDAYMADVFRLISNGKRYYPLVHDDFNANNIDSLERNIFQLYTLEMAKPETDYIGDLQSSKIPLSQIVYEGRSYKVGNWVMMKNPNDAARTIPGQIFRIWQEHGKQYLNVCWYYRPEWTTHRFDRLFLENEVFKTGQYRDHPVEDIVGPCYVAYFTRWLKGDPGVKYEGPLFICEFRYNDRELNFAKIRTWKACLPDEVRHIEDPIFPIDRPRVLKKFPSPIKHLLPPGSSSTTPVPSPTILNLNAPPLVGGIYIKKPGEEDEVNYYDADLQQHQYKILIPPTLNMRSSTTASEVRSLSHRTRSGSPQSQYSPPKPTAVQFSVNQLHNGGFAAYLAAQQGVSQNGVAGSARPDIPSFAMQLPQRLQQEGVAAVVAAAAAAASMGTPAGSPDQLSQQPFRYQPPDSLNQHFSTHSYSGGGGHKVIHSPFNTMSYQFSPYAQASFSQSFIQPSSKEKLLSKFAKQNYEKVDLSNFERFGETMQKQNYLQLASGESMVTTEELREEDATGSHDDAPMLWFKAPPEYIPNRILNSGAAAEDQLSNDLNPILKKRKLPVGFKTIKLGHSAKYLAWKMQQAERTELSNEAEA; translated from the coding sequence ATGTCATCGGCATCTGATCGCCTATACTTAAACAAGAGGCTAGGGGCTATCCTTGACAAGATCtatgaattgaaagatgatgatgagatcATTTTTCAGGAAGTGTTCCATACGCTCCCCCCACGTGCCAACGGTGACTACTACAAGGTGATTCACAGTCCCATGTCTTATTCAAAGATTCGACAGGCCATAAAGCACCAGAAATACAATACTGCTCAGGAATTTGTTAATGATTTGGCGCAGATTACTTGGAATGCTCGTTTTTTCAACGAGGAATCATCTGTGTACTACAAGTGGGCTTCTGTCTTGGACCAATATCTCAGAACTGCCGTAATTCCAGAACTTCAATCAAATACTAGACTTTTTGGTTTTGAATCTATTACGTATCCTGATTTGGATCCACTTCCCAATCAGTCAAGATCTACGGAAAGCCAgcctcaacaacaagagGAGACTCAATCAAACCAACTTTCAGTTACTCCTCAGGAAACTCCTTCTCCACAAGCGCAATCCCCAGATAAGATTGAAGAGAGCCCGCTACCGGACTTCAGCACTGCGGCTCAACCGCATCCTCTCCTTCATGGTTCGTCACCCAATCCTGCGTCTCCGCTATATCATTTGGGTTCGGTTCCCTCGCGTCATCCTGCGTTGCCCAACTACAACCCAGCTTCATACGAAGGACACATTGAGACTAATGAACATCCATGTATTTACAATCCTCCGCGAATTTCCAACACGGGTGTTTCAAACCATCAGCTGCTTGAACAGTGGGTCAAGCGTGGTAGACCCCCTATTGTCGATAAACCTCACGAACAGAGAATCAAAAGTATCATGAGAGGTCTTAAGAAAGTGAAGGTGAACGGAAAGACTATCATTGCTGTCTTTGATAAACTTCCAAATCAGCAAGAGCACCCTGAATTCTACCAAATGATCAAAGATCCAATATCAATGCTTGACATTAAAGGCTTGATTAAACAAAGATATTACAAGTCAGTGGATGCTTACATGGCAGATGTCTTTCGCCTCATATCTAACGGTAAGCGTTATTATCCACTAGTTCATGATGATTTCAATGCCAATAACATTGATTCgttggaaagaaatatttttcAGCTGTATACGCTAGAGATGGCCAAACCAGAAACCGACTACATTGGAGATCTGCAATCTTCCAAGATACCACTGAGTCAGATTGTTTACGAAGGACGCAGTTACAAAGTAGGTAACTGGGttatgatgaagaatcctAACGATGCTGCCCGTACTATTCCCGGTCAGATTTTCCGTATTTGGCAAGAACATGGTAAGCAGTACCTCAATGTTTGTTGGTATTACAGGCCAGAATGGACTACGCATCGTTTTGACAGACTTTTCCTTGAGAACGAAGTCTTCAAGACTGGCCAATATCGTGACCATCCAGTCGAGGACATTGTGGGACCCTGCTATGTAGCCTATTTCACTCGCTGGCTAAAGGGAGATCCCGGTGTTAAGTATGAAGGCCCTCTTTTCATTTGCGAGTTCAGATATAACGATCGTGAGCTCAATTTTGCCAAAATCCGTACCTGGAAGGCTTGCCTACCCGATGAAGTGCGGCATATTGAAGATCCTATATTCCCTATTGATAGACCTCGTGTTTTAAAGAAGTTTCCCTCACCTATCAAGCATCTTTTACCACCGggttcatcttctactacCCCAGTTCCGTCACCTACCATTCTCAATTTGAATGCCCCACCATTGGTTGGTGGAATATACATCAAAAAGCCCGGTGAGGAAGACGAGGTTAACTACTATGATGCGGACTTGCAGCAGCATCAATATAAAATTCTCATCCCACCGACTCTGAATATGAGAAGTTCCACTACCGCTTCGGAAGTAAGGTCTTTAAGCCATAGAACTCGCAGTGGCTCTCCACAGTCTCAGTATTCCCCTCCTAAGCCAACAGCAGTGCAGTTTTCCGTGAACCAACTTCACAACGGTGGTTTCGCTGCATATCTTGCTGCTCAACAGGGAGTATCTCAAAATGGAGTGGCTGGATCTGCCCGTCCAGATATACCGTCGTTTGCCATGCAGTTACCTCAAAGGTTACAACAGGAAGGGGtagctgctgttgttgctgctgccgctgctgctgcatcCATGGGTACCCCCGCGGGAAGCCCTGATCAGCTTTCTCAGCAGCCGTTTAGATACCAACCTCCGGATTCTCTGAATCAGCACTTCAGTACTCATAGTTATAGTGGGGGAGGAGGTCACAAAGTGATTCATAGTCCCTTCAACACTATGAGTTATCAATTTTCACCTTATGCGCAGGCATCGTTTTCACAATCCTTTATCCAGCCTAGTAGCAAGGAGAAACTGCTTTCGAAATTTGCCAAACAGAATTATGAAAAGGTGGATTTATcaaactttgaaagatttgGTGAAACCATGCAGAAGCAAAACTACTTACAATTGGCTTCAGGTGAAAGTATGGTGACCACTGAGGAGTTgcgagaagaagatgctaCTGGATCGCATGATGACGCACCTATGCTTTGGTTTAAGGCACCTCCAGAGTACATCCCTAATCGCATTCTTAACTCGGGAGCAGCAGCTGAAGATCAGTTATCGAATGATTTGAACccaatattgaagaaaagaaagcttcCAGTTGGATTTAAGACAATTAAATTGGGACATAGTGCTAAATATCTTGCATGGAAGATGCAGCAGGCAGAGAGAACTGAACTATCgaatgaagcagaagccTGA
- a CDS encoding uncharacterized protein (EggNog:ENOG41) produces MAEKPVTTIIRNLPVDTYLPETKASSAVFTQYPSMVSTMDVSISSPRDKSSSEEQLALRANVTHLEHYSGTDSSASSPSSVKRQKLEPSNDGAFMPTATTDPSEVIDLTAGSAGSSDDSYDDVEGQPSQKILDDQVINTSVYPQSNHNSTTTTTTTRNNNDDNDDVVIVGEVKLSDDVDSQGYSNYEISRREELNLPNQGRPPIHHSHSLYPSSKYQREDEINHNIPYELSAKKLRQDYGHVVDVTQGLIDKATQLYEQANESVNTLSLQLMKFKRTLRAHTMENQMRIQNIDLLILDMRKKNRGMMNDTQLLRHNKHELQREWRYKLGMRDSLIENGHLLPAYKRPPARDMRRVNLGVFQSNFHHLQHRLMHLNETTHIEELLSQVKNEDRSYRGSYNNIRALGETAGSAYMDRTADNSVSEPQIVSVREITNIGNATDSIPRPNDFRRPDWWNDDVFKSLDNDVSTADSYQRNQLQEEDAMRFASNPYLYNSNVYQSDEADSLRKLLNNIKPDEDFEEGMETTPKGMLVPLLKHQRIGLAWMKSQEKSQSRGGILADDMGLGKTVQTLAIMLLNRSEKTGCKTNLIVAPVSLLQQWAQEVRLKVSGESDFKCYVYHQSKRAKSFEELQKYDIVLVSYNTLASEWKKHYALAISELRRKKSADIPKDGGETYRSPFFTSDANFYRIILDEAQNVKNKLTNASRCVATLRGDFKWCLSGTPIQNRIEELYPLLRFLQIQPYCNETRFKTQIAAPLKTGWQNDRAYKKLHALLSAILLRRTKDSEIDGKPILELPEKHIIKDEVLMTDKESDFYKNLESESAKKAQTLMNSNNHSEGSNVSNYSSILTLLLRMRQACDHYYLVKISEDKQRTAKMEDIRGQFKSCKTFKPNVIARVDNERENELTCQMCHDVLPEENAYMLSECGHIVCRDCIVPFFDENSDTSWDGDRSAKCLLCRTPNLESASVSFAVYDATLKEKLNWQQMRKKFGLENKASDKNYRAEKIKELIREDGGKIMVSAKVAKCIELVKQILEDDPNEKIIIFSQFTTFFDILQIILYANGISYLRYDGTMDVDTKNKTVSQFYNDSSKRILLLSLKAGNVGLTLTCANHVILLEPFWNPYVERQAQDRVHRISQTREVFVHRILVRGTVEDRIMELQEKKEKVVETALDPKGRQSVNKLSMPELRYLFGLNGLPQAA; encoded by the exons ATGGCTGAA AAACCTGTCACTACCATCATTAGGAATCTGCCTGTTGACACCTATCTCCCTGAAACTAAGGCCTCTTCAGCTGTGTTTACTCAATACCCTTCTATGGTATCCACTATGGACGTATCGATTTCTTCACCGCGTGacaaatcttcttctgaggAACAACTTGCTCTACGTGCGAATGTAACACACTTGGAACACTATTCAGGCACAgattcttctgcttctaGTCCTTCTAGTGTCAAGAGGCAGAAGTTGGAACCTTCCAATGACGGTGCCTTTATGCCGACAGCAACAACAGATCCGTCTGAGGTCATAGATCTTACTGCTGGATCTGCAGGGAGTTCTGATGACAGTTACGATGATGTCGAAGGTCAGCCGAGTCAGAAAATCTTGGATGACCAAGTTATCAACACCTCTGTATATCCACAGTCTAATCACAACTCTACGACGACGACCACCACCACGAGGAATAACAACGATGATAATGACGATGTGGTGATTGTTGGTGAAGTCAAGCTAAGTGACGATGTTGACTCGCAAGGCTATTCAAATTATGAAATCTcaaggagagaagaactAAATTTACCGAACCAAGGCCGGCCTCCTATTCATCACAGTCATTCATtatatccttcttcaaagtatcagCGAGAGGATGAAATTAATCACAATATACCCTATGAGCTAAGCGCCAAAAAGCTTCGACAAGATTATGGTCATGTGGTTGACGTCACTCAAGGACTCATAGATAAAGCAACACAGCTATATGAACAAGCGAACGAATCAGTCAACACTCTTTCGCTTCAGTTAATGAAATTTAAGAGAACCCTTAGAGCTCACACCATGGAAAATCAAATGAGGATTCAAAACATCGATCTGCTAATACTAGAcatgagaaagaaaaatagagGTATGATGAACGATACACAACTGTTGCGTCATAATAAACACGAACTCCAGCGCGAGTGGCGATATAAGTTGGGAATGAGAGACTCTCTAATAGAAAATGGTCATCTACTTCCGGCATATAAGCGACCTCCTGCTAGAGATATGCGAAGGGTCAACTTGGGTGTTTTCCAGAGCAACTTTCACCACTTACAGCATCGCTTAATGCATTTAAACGAGACCACAcatattgaagagttgCTTAGCCAAGTCAAAAATGAAGATCGATCATATAGAGGATCTTACAACAATATTCGTGCTTTGGGTGAGACCGCAGGATCTGCGTACATGGACAGAACTGCCGATAATTCTGTGTCAGAACCTCAAATTGTATCTGTCAGGGAGATTACCAATATTGGTAATGCCACAGATAGTATTCCACGGCCTAATGACTTTCGGAGGCCAGATTGGTGGAATGATGATGTATTCAAGAGCTTGGATAACGACGTTTCTACGGCAGATTCCTACCAACGGAATCAGCtgcaggaagaagatgctaTGCGGTTTGCTTCAAATCCGTATCTTTATAACTCGAACGTTTATCAGAGTGATGAGGCTGATAGTTTGAGGAAACTATTGAACAATATTAAGCCCGAcgaagattttgaagaaggcaTGGAAACAACTCCAAAAGGTATGCTGGTACCGTTGCTTAAGCACCAACGTATTGGTTTGGCGTGGATGAAATCACAAGAGAAATCTCAAAGCAGAGGTGGTATTCTTGCTGATGACATGGGTCTTGGTAAGACCGTCCAAACTTTGGCTATTATGCTACTTAATAGGTCCGAAAAGACCGGATGTAAGACAAACTTGATCGTGGCCCCAGTTTCCTTACTTCAACAGTGGGCACAAGAGGTTCGACTGAAGGTGAGTGGCGAGAGTGATTTTAAATGCTATGTATACCACCAGTCAAAGCGTGCCAAGAGTTTTGAAGAGCTTCAGAAGTACGATATCGTTTTGGTGTCCTACAATACGCTTGCGTCTGAGTGGAAAAAGCATTATGCATTAGCTATTTCTGAGTTGAGGCGTAAGAAAAGTGCCGATATTCCTAAAGATGGAGGCGAAACCTACCGGTCTCCATTCTTTACATCTGACGCTAACTTTTACAGAATCATTCTTGATGAGGCACAGAACGTGAAGAATAAGCTTACCAACGCCTCTCGGTGCGTGGCAACTTTGAGGGGAGATTTCAAATGGTGTCTCTCGGGTACTCCGATTCAAAACCGTATTGAGGAGCTGTACCCGCTACTTAGATTCCTTCAAATACAACCTTATTGCAATGAAACGCGATTCAAAACGCAGATTGCGGCACCATTGAAGACGGGATGGCAGAACGATCGAGCATACAAGAAACTACACGCTTTGCTAAGTGCCATTTTATTGAGGCGTACGAAAGATTCAGAAATTGATGGTAAGCCTATCCTTGAGCTACCCGAGAAGCATATAATTAAGGACGAAGTGCTGATGACGGATAAAGAGTCGGATTTCTATAAGAATTTGGAATCCGAATCTGCAAAAAAGGCTCAGACTCTAATGAATTCGAATAATCATAGCGAAGGTAGCAATGTATCGAACTACAGCTCAATTCTTACACTTTTGCTTCGTATGAGACAGGCATGTGATCACTACTACTTGGTGAAGATCAGTGAAGACAAGCAGAGAACAGCTAAGATGGAAGACATCCGTGGTCAGTTCAAGTCGTGCAAAACTTTTAAGCCGAATGTGATTGCACGGGTGGATAATGAACGTGAAAACGAGCTTACCTGCCAGATGTGCCACGATGTCTTACCTGAGGAGAATGCTTATATGCTAAGTGAATGTGGTCATATCGTGTGCCGGGACTGTATCGTTCCGTTCTTTGACGAAAACTCGGACACCAGCTGGGATGGTGACCGGTCCGCCAAATGCCTCCTATGTAGAACTCCTAATCTTGAGAGTGCAAGTGTGAGCTTTGCTGTATACGATGCCACTCttaaagagaagttgaactGGCAgcagatgaggaagaagtttggtCTTGAGAACAAGGCTAGTGACAAAAATTACCGTGCTGAGAAGATTAAGGAGTTGATACGAGAAGATGGTGGTAAAATTATGGTATCGGCAAAGGTGGCTAAATGTATTGAGCTAGTGAAACagattttggaagatgacCCAAATGAGAAGATTATCATTTTCAGCCAATTCACTACATTCTTTGACATCCTACAGATTATTTTGTATGCTAACGGCATATCATACTTGAGATACGACGGTACTATGGACGTCGACACGAAAAACAAAACAGTTTCTCAATTCTACAATGATTCATCAAAGAGAattcttctcctttcaTTGAAAGCGGGTAACGTTGGTTTGACGCTAACGTGCGCCAATCACGTGATCTTGCTCGAGCCATTCTGGAATCCTTACGTTGAAAGACAGGCACAGGATAGAGTTCATAGAATCTCGCAGACAAGAGAAGTGTTTGTTCATAGAATATTGGTTCGTGGCACAGTTGAAGATAGAATCATGGAAttacaagaaaagaaagagaaggtgGTAGAGACGGCGCTTGATCCGAAGGGAAGACAATCCGTGAATAAGTTGAGTATGCCGGAGTTGAGGTACTTGTTTGGACTAAACGGATTACCTCAAGCAGCATAA
- the GSP1 gene encoding GTP-binding nuclear protein gsp1/Ran (BUSCO:EOG09343V3W), producing the protein MSAQQPQQQQPGQNIPTFKLVLVGDGGTGKTTFVKRHLTGEFEKKYMATSGVEVHPMSFYTNYGEIRFDVWDTAGQEKFGGLRDGYYINGQCGIIMFDVTSRITYKNVPNWYRDLVRVCENIPIVLCGNKVDVKERKVKAKNITFHRKKNLQYFDISAKSNYNFEKPFLWLARKLVGNNQLEFVESPALAPPEVQVDKDLMNKYQAEMDQAAAMPLPDEDDADL; encoded by the coding sequence ATGTCTGCTCAACAGCCtcagcaacaacaaccgGGACAGAATATTCCAACCTTCAAGTTGGTCTTGGTTGGTGACGGTGGTACCGGTAAAACAACTTTTGTTAAAAGGCATTTGACGGGTGAATTCGAAAAGAAGTATATGGCCACATCAGGTGTGGAGGTTCATCCAATGTCATTCTACACTAATTACGGTGAGATCAGATTCGATGTCTGGGATACTGCTGGACAAGAGAAGTTTGGTGGTTTGAGAGATGGTTATTATATTAATGGTCAGTGCGGTATTATCATGTTTGATGTTACCAGTAGAATCACTTACAAGAATGTTCCAAACTGGTACAGGGACTTGGTGAGGGTTTGCGAGAACATCCCAATTGTTCTTTGTGGTAACAAAGTGGATGTTAAGGAGAGAAAGGTTAAGGCCAAGAACATCACTTTccacagaaagaagaatttgcAATACTTTGACATTTCTGCCAAATCTAACTACAACTTTGAGAAGCCTTTCCTATGGTTAGCCAGAAAATTGGTTGGAAACAACCAGTTGGAATTTGTTGAGTCTCCTGCTTTGGCTCCTCCTGAGGTTCAGGTTGATAAGGATTTGATGAACAAGTACCAGGCTGAGATGGATCAAGCGGCTGCCATGCCTTTGCctgatgaggatgatgcTGATTTGTAA
- a CDS encoding uncharacterized protein (BUSCO:EOG09343RIV), giving the protein MSLLYNNASRLTQQVRRDLEQFEKNPVTAAPALLGQITTTINNLGRTLADYEMYIKNQTLSLNESQKVKNQNRLENLQKEYSEYKVQFSGLRKQREEAQAEQNKSQLFSNRSTAISDNPYEENGITSRQTRAAKENNEISDSGMTMRDGLYKEQSTFERSNQQLDDILEMGRQAFDDLVEQNEIVGKMRDKMNSSLETMGVSRATIRQIEKIAFEDKWIFYIGAALTLFIMYMIYHYLG; this is encoded by the exons ATG AGTTTGTTGTACAACAATGCATCCAGGCTGACTCAGCAAGTACGCCGAGACCTCGAGCAGTTTGAGAAGAATCCTGTGACAGCTGCACCGGCTCTACTTGGACAGATAACCACCACAATCAACAATTTAGGCCGAACGTTAGCCGATTATGAAATGTATATAAAGAATCAGACACTAAGTTTGAATGAATCgcagaaggtgaagaatcAGAATCGATTAGAGAACTTGCAGAAGGAATATTCGGAGTATAAAGTACAATTTTCCGGCCTACGcaaacaaagagaagaagcacagGCGGAGCAGAACAAAAGTCAATTATTCAGTAACAGATCGACAGCTATTTCTGACAATCCTTATGAGGAGAATGGGATTACTAGTCGTCAAACAAGGGCTGCTAAAGAGAATAATGAAATTAGTGACAGTGGAATGACTATGCGAGATGGATTATACAAAGAACAATCCACTTTTGAACGATCAAACCAACAATTAGATGATATTTTAGAGATGGGCAGACAGGCGTTCGATGACTTAGTGGAACAAAACGAGATTGTAGGGAAGATGAGGGATAAAATGAACTCGTCTTTGGAAACCATGGGTGTTTCAAGAGCAACGATCAGACAGATCGAAAAGATAGCATTTGAAGACAAGTGGATCTTTTACATTGGTGCAGCATTGACCTTGTTCATCATGTATATGATTTATCATTATTTGGGGTGA
- a CDS encoding uncharacterized protein (EggNog:ENOG41) yields the protein MAFSDLPRIIRKEITWGKHPEQLIEDENQSLTITLTNGRTAIIHEDQIAAKKEKPSYWAIFAAGAGLFSDGYVNNSISTASTCLKNIYGSQYTNSHAIQNVSSVAFVGTVVGQLSFGIFSDYISRKTGMLVACTGMIFFAILCAGAWGIGTEACVGCYAGGLFTALTIYRFFLGIFIGAEYPTGSAACAEASSLLPVGKRNKYFAWFTNFMIDTGFVISAFVPMVMLWICGTDNLQPVWRVTLGLGAIPPLSLFFLRLKFSEGEQFQKLNFKSVKVPWMLCLRFYWWRLIVVSIIWWIYDFSAYAFGIYSSPIINTIVPDADMYKTFGWNIVFNLFYIPGAFLGAIVTDYIGPRLTLATGVFTQAIVGYAMAANYETLTRHVAGFTVVYGIFMTLGEFGPGDNIGLLAAKTSSTPVRGVYYGLAAAIGKIGAFSGTYAFPAFQAHFPGYLGYQVPFYLASSLAILAGFLALFCLPPVDQEAMQREDLRFLQYLTAHGFDVSQLGEGSFGKTFKAEAETVLVEDKKDTQDGEST from the exons ATGGCTTTTTCTGATCTTCCTAGAATTATTAGAAAAGAGATCACCTGGGGTAAACACCCAGAACAGcttattgaagatgagaatcAATCTTTGACTATCACTCTGACCAATGGTAGAACTGCTATCATTCATGAGGATCAGATTGCTGctaaaaaggaaaaaccTTCTTACTGGGCAATTTTTGCCGCCGGTGCTGGCTTGTTTTCCGATGGTTATGTCAATAACTCTATCTCCACTGCTTCTACGtgcttgaagaatattTATGGCTCTCAGTATACCAATTCTCATGCAATTCAGAACGTTTCTTCCGTTGCTTTTGTCGGTACTGTGGTTGGCCAATTAAGTTTCGGTATTTTCTCTGATTACATCTCCAGAAAAACAGGTATGTTGGTCGCCTGTACAGGTATGATTTTCTTTGCCATTCTCTGCGCCGGTGCCTGGGGTATTGGAACTGAGGCCTGTGTCGGTTGCTATGCCGGTGGATTGTTCACAGCTTTGACCATTTACCGATTCTTTCTCGGTATTTTCATTGGTGCCGAGTATCCTACCGGTTCTGCTGCATGCGCAGAGGCATCGTCCTTACTTCCTGTAGGtaaaagaaacaaatacTTTGCCTGGTTTACCAACTTCATGATCGATACCGGTTTTGTCATCTCTGCTTTCGTTCCTATGGTTATGCTTTGGATTTGTGGTACTGACAACCTACAACCTGTCTGGAGAGTCACTTTAGGTCTTGGTGCCATccctcctctttctttgttcttcctgaGATTGAAGTTCAGTGAAGGCGAACAATTCCAAAAATTGAACTTCAAAAGCGTCAAGGTTCCTTGGATGCTATGCTTACGTTTCTACTGGTGGAGACTAATCGTTGTTTCCATTATTTGGTGGATATATGACTTTTCTGCTTACGCTTTTGGTAtctattcttctccaattaTTAACACCATCGTTCCTGATGCCGATATGTACAAGACATTTGGCTGGAACAttgtcttcaacttatttTATATTCCTGGTGCTTTCCTCGGTGCTATTGTTACTGATTACATCGGTCCTAGATTGACCCTTGCTACTGGTGTCTTCACCCAGGCTATAGTTGGTTATGCTATGGCTGCAAATTACGAGACTTTGACAAGACATGTTGCTGGTTTCACTGTTGTGTATGGTATTTTCATGACCCTTGGTGAGTTTGGACCCGGTGATAACATTGGTCTATTGG CTGCAAAGACAAGCTCTACCCCTGTTAGAGGTGTTTACTATGGACTTGCCGCTGCAATTGGTAAAATAGGTGCATTCAGTGGAACCTACGCTTTCCCAGCGTTCCAGGCTCATTTCCCCGGATATTTGGGTTACCAAGTTCCATTTTATCTTGCTTCATCTTTAGCAATCCTCGCTGGTTTCTTGGCATTGTTCTGCCTTCCTCCTGTTGACCAGGAGGCTATGCAGAGAGAGGATCTTAGGTTTCTACAATATCTAACTGCGCACGGATTTGACGTTTCTCAGCTAGGTGAAGGTTCTTTCGGTAAGACATTCAAGGCTGAGGCAGAGACCGTTCTGGTCGAGGACAAAAAAGACACCCAGGATGGAGAGTCCACCTAA